In Deinococcus depolymerans, the following are encoded in one genomic region:
- a CDS encoding permease prefix domain 1-containing protein: MSRVSRYIRRATTGLPRHERLEVAAELRTHLLDRVRQLEAEGFSREEAEHLAVTAMGHPARTNRALLGHVFTTALGWTVLATLVIGGGGWWVWTHVPLPLPGVREASWNWSQELSSDDLRDVLATPDAPRGQMLAATLRVPPRTEWVYVALTPLTQTQGRSSLSAHRLVPAPGDGPNRVRLARAVLGSSPWDASLCHGDGLALFAALRWPAERNPSRESPTCLAGLPPRQNLDWVQASWGRTSWTVRDIRSDHHRSARTLPMNEWTPLAVYGLDYTRPGGKQRSVIWREDGQEMDVAYLYSVMPADRQRHPARDGNTPNLTYFQDGRSTWTKGTPDIPWPDLNLSR; this comes from the coding sequence GTGAGCCGCGTCTCCCGTTACATCCGCCGCGCCACCACCGGCCTGCCCCGCCACGAACGCCTGGAGGTCGCCGCCGAACTCCGCACCCACCTCCTCGACCGGGTGCGGCAACTGGAAGCCGAGGGCTTCAGCCGCGAGGAGGCCGAGCATCTGGCCGTGACCGCCATGGGCCACCCGGCGCGCACCAACCGCGCCCTGCTGGGGCACGTGTTCACCACCGCGCTGGGCTGGACCGTGCTGGCCACCCTGGTGATCGGGGGCGGAGGCTGGTGGGTCTGGACCCACGTGCCCCTCCCGCTGCCCGGCGTGCGCGAGGCCAGCTGGAACTGGTCGCAGGAACTGAGCAGCGACGACCTGCGAGACGTGCTCGCCACCCCGGACGCCCCCCGTGGTCAGATGCTGGCGGCCACGCTGCGGGTCCCCCCGCGCACCGAGTGGGTGTACGTGGCCCTGACGCCGCTGACGCAGACGCAGGGGCGCTCTTCCTTGTCCGCCCACCGGCTGGTTCCCGCGCCGGGCGACGGCCCGAACCGGGTACGGCTCGCGCGGGCCGTGCTGGGGAGCAGCCCCTGGGACGCCAGCCTGTGTCACGGCGACGGACTGGCGCTGTTCGCGGCCCTCCGCTGGCCCGCCGAGAGGAACCCCTCCCGCGAATCGCCCACCTGCCTGGCAGGGCTGCCGCCCCGGCAGAACCTCGACTGGGTGCAGGCCAGCTGGGGCCGCACCTCCTGGACCGTCCGGGACATCCGGAGTGACCATCACCGCTCGGCCCGGACGCTGCCCATGAACGAGTGGACACCCCTGGCCGTGTACGGCCTGGACTACACGCGGCCGGGAGGGAAGCAGCGGAGCGTGATCTGGCGGGAGGACGGGCAGGAGATGGACGTGGCGTACCTGTACTCGGTGATGCCCGCCGACCGTCAACGGCACCCGGCCAGGGACGGGAACACCCCCAACCTGACCTACTTTCAGGACGGGCGTTCAACCTGGACGAAGGGCACGCCGGACATTCCCTGGCCGGATCTGAACCTCAGCCGCTGA
- a CDS encoding carbohydrate binding domain-containing protein, translating into MTRFRLPSALTLAVSAALLAGCARSGASDPTPVWQEEFSGSGLSSARWTPQTGNGFMSGSEYVSGWGNNELQYYTDRPANLRVENGELVITARREAYAGAANGKPASFDWTSARIRTAGKFSRTYGKFEIRARFPAGKGLWPAIWLLPEEPNPYGTWAASGEIDIAEGWGSKPTELAQTLHYGGQWPNNVYSGTTVNFPNGGTMDQWHTYAVEWTPGKIQWFIDGKLTSEKTGWWSARGTPPTSDADLHPWPAPFDKPFHLLLNLAVGGNFDGNPNASTPGTAEMRVDYVRVYGLNGETASAGPRPTMKYPWTPAVARPAQPDGNLVYNESFDWADTDPRVTSDAPRLDGVVQSAYWTLFRSDGQATLSNDAAAGKALKVDITSPGTVNYAVQVRQDGLNLESGGKYEVSFDAWAQTARPMMLKVGGGPDRGYAAYSGEQTLTLGTTKERRTVTFDMKATTDAATRLEFNLGNAGTGAVWIDNVVVKRVGNAAGARPPAADGNLLYNAAFTQDSPNHPGIAGVPGTAYWSTWSNVPDRLNTSVSGGTVTLNVKNVDPANNWHVQLNQTDVPLTAGKSYTLTFKGRATDAREVAVVVGENGGSYARYLDRTAALSATEQTFTYTFTPTVTNPAAQLQILGAVGTPGSSYGLSFRDFRLVQNP; encoded by the coding sequence ATGACCCGATTCCGCCTGCCGTCCGCCCTGACCCTCGCCGTGAGCGCCGCGCTGCTGGCCGGCTGCGCCCGCTCCGGTGCCAGCGACCCCACCCCGGTCTGGCAGGAAGAATTCAGCGGCAGCGGCCTCAGCAGCGCCCGCTGGACCCCGCAGACCGGCAACGGCTTCATGTCCGGCAGCGAGTACGTGAGCGGCTGGGGCAACAACGAACTCCAGTACTACACCGACCGCCCCGCCAACCTGCGCGTCGAGAACGGTGAACTGGTCATCACCGCCCGCCGCGAGGCGTACGCCGGCGCCGCCAACGGCAAACCCGCCAGCTTCGACTGGACCTCCGCCCGCATCCGCACCGCCGGGAAGTTCAGCCGCACCTACGGCAAGTTCGAGATCCGCGCCAGATTCCCGGCCGGCAAGGGCCTGTGGCCCGCCATCTGGCTGCTTCCGGAAGAACCGAACCCCTACGGCACCTGGGCCGCCAGCGGCGAGATCGACATCGCCGAAGGCTGGGGCAGCAAACCCACGGAACTCGCGCAGACCCTGCACTACGGCGGGCAGTGGCCGAACAACGTGTACTCCGGCACCACCGTGAACTTCCCGAACGGCGGCACCATGGACCAGTGGCACACCTACGCCGTGGAGTGGACGCCCGGCAAGATCCAGTGGTTCATCGACGGCAAACTGACCAGCGAGAAGACCGGCTGGTGGAGCGCCAGGGGCACGCCGCCCACCAGCGACGCCGACCTGCACCCCTGGCCCGCCCCGTTCGACAAACCCTTCCACCTGCTGCTGAACCTCGCGGTGGGCGGCAACTTCGACGGCAACCCGAACGCCAGCACCCCGGGCACGGCCGAGATGCGCGTGGATTACGTGCGCGTGTACGGCCTGAACGGCGAGACCGCCAGCGCCGGCCCCCGCCCCACCATGAAGTACCCCTGGACGCCCGCCGTGGCCCGCCCCGCCCAGCCGGACGGCAACCTCGTCTACAACGAATCCTTCGACTGGGCCGACACCGATCCGCGCGTCACCAGCGACGCCCCCCGCCTGGACGGCGTGGTCCAGAGCGCGTACTGGACGCTGTTCCGCAGCGACGGGCAGGCCACCCTGAGCAACGACGCGGCCGCCGGGAAGGCCCTGAAGGTGGACATCACCAGCCCCGGCACCGTGAACTACGCCGTACAGGTCCGGCAGGACGGCCTGAACCTGGAAAGCGGCGGGAAGTACGAGGTGAGTTTCGACGCCTGGGCGCAGACCGCGCGGCCCATGATGCTGAAGGTCGGCGGCGGCCCGGACCGGGGCTACGCCGCGTACTCCGGCGAGCAGACCCTGACCCTGGGCACCACGAAGGAACGCAGGACCGTCACCTTCGACATGAAAGCCACCACCGACGCCGCCACCCGCCTGGAATTCAACCTGGGGAACGCCGGGACCGGCGCCGTCTGGATCGACAACGTGGTCGTCAAACGCGTCGGGAACGCCGCCGGGGCCAGACCACCCGCCGCCGACGGGAACCTGCTGTACAACGCCGCGTTCACGCAGGACAGTCCCAACCACCCCGGCATCGCGGGCGTGCCCGGCACCGCGTACTGGAGCACCTGGAGCAACGTGCCCGACCGCCTGAACACCAGCGTCAGCGGCGGCACCGTCACCCTGAACGTCAAGAACGTGGACCCCGCCAACAACTGGCACGTCCAGCTGAACCAGACCGACGTGCCCCTGACCGCCGGGAAGTCCTACACCCTGACCTTCAAGGGCAGGGCCACCGACGCCCGCGAGGTCGCCGTGGTGGTCGGCGAGAACGGCGGCAGCTACGCCCGCTACCTCGACAGGACCGCCGCCCTGAGCGCCACCGAGCAGACCTTCACGTACACTTTCACCCCGACCGTCACGAACCCCGCCGCGCAACTCCAGATTCTCGGTGCGGTCGGCACGCCCGGCAGCAGCTACGGCCTGAGCTTCCGCGACTTCAGGCTCGTGCAGAACCCCTGA
- a CDS encoding DUF2256 domain-containing protein produces the protein MSPTPAKRPGGGRPPSQRPSKICAHCGLPFTWRKKWERDWDQVLYCSDRCRAAAKRDRP, from the coding sequence ATGAGCCCCACCCCTGCCAAACGCCCTGGCGGCGGTCGCCCCCCCAGCCAGCGACCCAGTAAAATCTGCGCCCACTGCGGCCTGCCCTTCACGTGGCGCAAGAAATGGGAACGCGACTGGGATCAGGTCCTGTACTGCTCGGACCGCTGCCGCGCCGCCGCCAAACGGGACCGCCCGTGA
- a CDS encoding PadR family transcriptional regulator encodes MNPLKSGTIDLVILAALQEQPRYGLELAQHIGTRSGGLFELSEGTLYPALLRLSRAGLIEGQWHPTPGGGSPRKVYTLTDSGGQELERRRGEWQTLQAAVNALISRRTELA; translated from the coding sequence TTGAACCCACTCAAATCCGGCACCATCGACCTCGTCATCCTCGCCGCCCTTCAGGAGCAGCCCCGCTACGGGCTGGAACTCGCGCAGCACATCGGCACCCGCAGCGGCGGCCTGTTTGAACTCAGCGAGGGCACCCTCTACCCCGCCCTGCTGCGCCTCAGTCGCGCCGGACTCATCGAGGGCCAGTGGCACCCCACCCCCGGCGGCGGCAGTCCCCGCAAGGTGTACACCCTGACCGACAGTGGCGGTCAGGAACTGGAACGGCGGCGCGGCGAGTGGCAGACACTCCAGGCAGCCGTGAACGCCCTGATCAGCCGGCGAACGGAACTCGCGTGA